In the Helicobacter typhlonius genome, one interval contains:
- the purL gene encoding phosphoribosylformylglycinamidine synthase subunit PurL, with protein MADITHLLGEIAEIDEALKTHKLSQSDYDEIVKILNRAPNLIELGIFSAMWSEHCSYKSSKKYLQGFPTSAPWVVQGPGENAGVIEISDNLCAIFKIESHNHPSFIEPHAGAATGVGGIMRDVFTMGARPVAMLNSIRFGDVNDKGALGRKHRYLLRGVVEGIGSYGNCMGVPTIGGEMSFESCYNGNILVNAFCLGLVKKDEIFYGKAEGIGNPVIYVGSKTGRDGLGGAVMSSDSFSSTSKAVRSAVQVGDPFAEKLLLEACLELFKQDLIVGIQDMGAAGLTSSSFEMAGRSGSGMIMHLDKVPMREEGMNPYELMLSESQERMLICAKKGCEQQVLDIFAKWEVDAAIIGEVTKSGIMELFWHGEKCAEIPIKELSENAPILDMPVREIPTQKDKADSIKTDLGTQEIFCKLLSSVEIADKQWVYSQYDSSVQSNTITPAGSGDASMIRIKNSNIGLSMSVDCNPRYCYLNPQEGAKIAVATSGRNSIVNGAKPLAISNCLNFGSPHNKEVMWSFKEVCEGIKEACKILNTPVVSGNVSLHNQSDGIDIYPTPSIVSVGMIDDVKKALPSSLQTQGNTLVLLGEVRAEFGGSLVQKLCEGRIYGAIPHIDLQKELDLWNLMLEARDSGILSAAKDVGEGGVAISLAKMALCNDKGNLVGCNVHTSLPSHLLFAPSQSCIIVEVVGENLPTLMNLAKKHKIPLNEIGCVGGDIFCVDEINISLEEMSELYFKSFEKMIEQDL; from the coding sequence ATGGCAGACATTACACATCTTTTGGGTGAGATTGCAGAGATTGATGAGGCACTTAAGACTCACAAGCTCTCACAATCAGATTATGATGAGATAGTGAAGATTTTAAATCGTGCGCCAAATCTCATAGAGTTAGGCATTTTTTCGGCTATGTGGAGTGAGCATTGTAGCTATAAATCGAGCAAGAAATATTTGCAGGGTTTTCCTACGAGTGCGCCTTGGGTCGTGCAAGGTCCCGGTGAAAATGCGGGTGTAATTGAGATTAGTGATAATCTATGTGCGATTTTCAAAATAGAATCCCACAATCATCCGAGTTTTATTGAACCTCACGCGGGGGCAGCTACGGGAGTAGGGGGCATTATGCGTGATGTATTCACAATGGGTGCGCGTCCTGTGGCGATGCTAAACTCCATACGATTTGGCGATGTGAATGATAAAGGTGCATTAGGGCGCAAACATCGCTATTTACTGCGTGGCGTGGTAGAGGGCATAGGGAGTTATGGAAATTGTATGGGTGTGCCTACCATTGGCGGAGAAATGAGTTTTGAATCTTGCTATAATGGTAATATCTTAGTAAATGCATTTTGTTTAGGATTAGTCAAAAAAGATGAGATTTTTTATGGAAAAGCTGAAGGGATAGGGAATCCTGTTATTTATGTAGGGAGTAAGACAGGACGTGATGGGTTAGGTGGAGCAGTGATGAGCAGTGATAGTTTCAGCTCTACTTCAAAGGCTGTGCGTTCCGCGGTGCAAGTAGGCGACCCGTTTGCAGAAAAACTTTTGCTTGAAGCGTGTTTAGAGCTTTTCAAGCAAGATTTAATTGTTGGGATTCAAGATATGGGCGCGGCAGGGCTTACAAGCTCGAGCTTTGAAATGGCGGGGCGCAGCGGTAGCGGAATGATTATGCACCTTGATAAAGTGCCTATGCGCGAAGAAGGAATGAATCCTTATGAATTGATGCTAAGCGAATCTCAAGAGAGAATGCTTATTTGCGCTAAAAAAGGTTGTGAGCAACAGGTATTAGATATTTTTGCCAAATGGGAAGTAGATGCAGCAATTATTGGAGAAGTTACAAAAAGTGGCATTATGGAGCTTTTTTGGCACGGAGAGAAATGTGCGGAGATTCCAATTAAAGAGCTAAGCGAGAACGCGCCAATACTTGATATGCCTGTGCGAGAAATCCCAACCCAAAAGGATAAAGCAGATAGCATTAAGACAGATTTAGGCACACAAGAGATTTTTTGCAAACTGCTTTCTAGCGTGGAAATTGCAGATAAACAATGGGTATATAGTCAATATGATAGCAGTGTGCAAAGCAACACTATCACTCCTGCAGGAAGTGGCGATGCGAGTATGATACGCATAAAAAATAGCAATATAGGTTTAAGTATGAGTGTGGATTGCAATCCGCGCTATTGCTATCTTAATCCGCAAGAGGGCGCAAAAATCGCGGTAGCAACTTCAGGGCGAAACTCAATCGTCAATGGCGCGAAACCTTTAGCGATTAGTAATTGCCTCAACTTTGGCTCCCCACACAATAAAGAGGTGATGTGGAGCTTTAAAGAGGTGTGCGAGGGGATTAAGGAAGCGTGTAAGATTCTCAATACTCCTGTGGTGAGCGGGAATGTCTCATTACACAATCAAAGTGATGGCATAGATATTTACCCCACGCCCAGTATTGTGAGTGTAGGTATGATAGATGATGTCAAAAAGGCTTTGCCTTCGTCTCTTCAAACACAAGGAAATACGCTCGTTTTGCTAGGTGAGGTAAGGGCTGAATTTGGCGGCTCACTTGTGCAAAAGCTGTGTGAGGGGCGTATATATGGGGCAATACCACACATAGATTTACAAAAAGAACTCGATTTATGGAATCTTATGCTAGAAGCGCGTGATAGTGGGATTCTAAGTGCGGCAAAAGATGTGGGTGAGGGCGGAGTAGCTATAAGCCTTGCTAAAATGGCTCTATGCAATGATAAAGGGAATCTTGTAGGCTGTAATGTGCATACGAGCTTACCCTCTCACTTGCTTTTTGCGCCCTCTCAAAGCTGCATTATTGTAGAGGTTGTAGGCGAGAATCTCCCTACACTTATGAATCTCGCTAAAAAGCATAAAATACCTTTGAATGAGATAGGCTGCGTGGGCGGGGATATTTTTTGCGTTGATGAGATTAATATTAGCCTTGAAGAGATGAGTGAGCTTTATTTTAAGAGCTTTGAAAAGATGATAGAGCAGGATTTGTGA
- a CDS encoding tetratricopeptide repeat protein, producing MDKSLDYNNLGLLYAWSENVKHDYAKAKAIFSKSCDEGNSIGCVNLGVLYAYGRGVMTDYTKAVELYTQACNMDNRVGCYNLGLLYDEGYKGVRQDYFKARELYAKSCDMGNGSACFSLGLLYSEGKGVRQDYIKARELYTKACNMGEAGACNNLGVFYTYGKGVRQDKAKARELFGKACDMGNQKGCDNYKD from the coding sequence ATGGATAAAAGTCTAGATTACAACAACTTAGGCTTACTCTATGCTTGGAGTGAAAATGTCAAGCACGACTATGCAAAGGCAAAAGCAATTTTTAGCAAATCTTGCGATGAGGGTAATAGTATAGGTTGTGTGAATCTCGGTGTTTTGTATGCCTATGGCAGAGGAGTAATGACAGATTATACAAAAGCAGTGGAACTCTATACACAAGCTTGTAATATGGATAATCGTGTTGGTTGCTATAATCTAGGATTACTTTATGACGAAGGGTATAAAGGAGTTCGGCAGGATTATTTCAAGGCGAGGGAGCTATATGCTAAAAGTTGCGATATGGGCAATGGCTCTGCTTGTTTTAGTTTAGGTTTGCTCTATAGCGAGGGTAAAGGCGTAAGGCAAGATTATATCAAGGCTAGAGAATTATATACAAAGGCTTGTAATATGGGTGAAGCAGGGGCTTGTAATAATTTGGGAGTTTTTTATACTTATGGAAAAGGTGTGAGGCAAGATAAAGCTAAAGCAAGAGAGCTCTTTGGCAAAGCTTGTGATATGGGGAATCAAAAAGGTTGCGATAACTATAAAGACTAA
- a CDS encoding SEL1-like repeat protein, with translation MRCLLLFICVLWFCGCAHLSVDSQVDCGNAEDCMAKGFEFFDEANYTQAAPYFTKGCDLDSRGCFILGVLYYEGKGVKQNYNKARELFEKVCELGDEGALGCMSLGQLYYEGKGVKQDYIKAIEYTTKSCNMGEIGSCYNLGLLYGKGEGANQDSLKAKEIFTQVCNHKITAGKSGGIPVTDLMYKPMGCTALGDMYYYGYGIKQDYIKAREFYTKACESIRGVASACTNLGILYDKGMGVKQDFAKAQTLYIKGCELGSGASCGNLGLIYYQGKNVKQDFNKAKVFFTKSCDLGTAKGCYQLGEMYYRGDGVLQDDRIAYEFLSKLIVWIKV, from the coding sequence ATGCGTTGTTTGCTCTTGTTTATCTGTGTTTTATGGTTTTGTGGTTGTGCTCATTTGAGTGTAGATTCTCAAGTAGATTGTGGTAATGCAGAGGATTGTATGGCAAAAGGCTTTGAATTTTTTGATGAAGCAAACTACACTCAAGCAGCACCATATTTTACCAAAGGTTGTGATTTAGATAGCAGAGGTTGCTTTATTTTGGGCGTTCTGTATTATGAGGGTAAAGGTGTAAAACAAAATTACAATAAAGCTAGAGAATTATTTGAGAAAGTTTGTGAGTTAGGTGATGAGGGTGCTTTGGGCTGTATGTCTTTGGGTCAATTATATTATGAGGGCAAAGGTGTGAAGCAAGATTATATAAAAGCAATAGAATATACCACAAAAAGTTGCAATATGGGTGAAATTGGGAGTTGCTATAATCTAGGACTTTTATATGGAAAAGGTGAGGGTGCAAATCAGGATTCTCTAAAGGCTAAAGAGATTTTTACTCAAGTTTGTAATCATAAAATAACCGCAGGAAAAAGTGGTGGTATTCCCGTTACAGACTTAATGTATAAACCTATGGGTTGCACTGCGCTGGGAGATATGTATTATTATGGATATGGTATAAAGCAAGATTATATAAAAGCAAGAGAATTTTATACTAAGGCGTGTGAGAGTATAAGGGGTGTAGCTTCAGCTTGCACAAATCTAGGTATTTTATATGATAAAGGTATGGGTGTGAAGCAAGATTTTGCAAAAGCACAAACGCTTTATATCAAAGGCTGTGAGCTAGGAAGTGGAGCAAGTTGTGGTAATCTAGGTTTAATATACTATCAAGGTAAAAATGTCAAGCAAGACTTCAATAAAGCTAAAGTTTTTTTCACCAAAAGCTGTGATTTAGGCACAGCAAAGGGTTGTTATCAATTAGGTGAGATGTATTATCGTGGTGATGGTGTTTTACAAGATGATAGAATCGCATATGAATTTTTGAGTAAGCTTATAGTATGGATAAAAGTCTAG
- the thiE gene encoding thiamine phosphate synthase encodes MNPKLQGIYAISDEILTPYEILPQCLESALKAGVKIFQLRDKSHSDSWLYPKAKELMALCEKYNALFVMNDRLNLALKLNAPALHLGKDDGVIAQARESFKGILGASSYADVQRAKDLESLGVDYVAFGAFFASPTKPNAPLAPLEILESAKASLNIPICAIGGISTQNIHLLKNADMCAVISSLWQCKIQDSPLEIKYQNIYHNALALIQSLE; translated from the coding sequence ATGAATCCTAAGTTACAAGGCATTTATGCGATTTCAGATGAGATTCTCACTCCTTATGAGATTTTGCCTCAATGTTTAGAATCCGCTCTTAAAGCAGGGGTGAAAATCTTTCAGTTGCGTGATAAAAGCCATAGTGATTCTTGGCTTTATCCTAAGGCAAAAGAGCTTATGGCATTGTGTGAGAAATATAATGCGCTTTTTGTGATGAATGATAGATTGAATCTCGCCTTAAAACTAAACGCTCCTGCTTTGCATTTAGGTAAAGATGATGGGGTAATCGCTCAAGCAAGAGAAAGTTTCAAAGGAATTTTAGGTGCTTCAAGTTACGCAGATGTGCAGAGAGCAAAAGATTTAGAATCTCTTGGTGTGGATTATGTCGCTTTTGGAGCGTTTTTTGCCTCTCCTACGAAACCAAATGCCCCTCTTGCACCTTTAGAGATTCTAGAATCTGCCAAAGCAAGTTTAAACATTCCCATTTGTGCTATCGGGGGAATTAGCACTCAAAATATACATTTGCTAAAAAATGCTGATATGTGCGCTGTCATCAGCTCTCTATGGCAGTGTAAAATACAAGATTCGCCCTTAGAGATTAAATATCAAAATATCTATCACAATGCCCTTGCCTTGATTCAATCTTTAGAATAA
- a CDS encoding arginyltransferase: MRLVEFYSEQKTCSYIDSKQSLFRYFHIQNVTPTFYYGLLERGWRRFGNYFFTPMCEGCTDCISIRTLIDDFTFSRNHKRLLKKAQNIDIYIQKPTITQAHIELYNRYHRVMRDKKGWEYTPTTPESYMDMFVDGHQDFGYEFLYFLDSQLIGVGLVDALFDSITAVYFYYDHDFAAYSLGTLNILKQIQIGKENGLKYFYPGYWIKDHYCMGYKERFTPFEVLKNIPDVFEAPIWEMYNG, from the coding sequence ATGCGATTGGTTGAATTTTACTCTGAGCAAAAGACTTGCAGCTATATAGATTCAAAGCAGAGTTTGTTTCGGTATTTTCATATCCAAAATGTAACACCGACATTCTACTATGGACTACTTGAACGTGGTTGGAGACGCTTTGGGAATTATTTTTTTACGCCTATGTGTGAAGGCTGCACCGATTGCATTTCAATACGCACCTTAATTGATGATTTCACTTTTAGCAGAAATCACAAGAGATTGCTAAAAAAAGCTCAAAATATTGATATTTACATACAAAAACCCACTATAACTCAAGCACACATAGAACTTTATAATCGCTATCATCGTGTGATGCGTGATAAAAAAGGCTGGGAATACACTCCAACCACGCCAGAATCTTATATGGATATGTTTGTCGATGGACATCAGGACTTTGGCTATGAGTTTTTATACTTTTTAGATTCCCAACTTATAGGCGTGGGGCTTGTCGATGCGCTTTTTGATAGTATCACAGCGGTGTATTTTTACTATGACCACGACTTTGCCGCTTATAGCCTTGGCACACTCAATATTCTTAAGCAAATCCAAATCGGCAAAGAAAATGGGCTCAAATACTTCTATCCGGGCTATTGGATAAAAGACCATTATTGTATGGGCTATAAAGAGCGATTTACGCCTTTTGAAGTGCTTAAAAATATCCCTGATGTGTTTGAAGCACCCATTTGGGAAATGTATAATGGATAA
- a CDS encoding murein transglycosylase domain-containing protein, with the protein MDKILTFYDRIRNFSLIKRKVLILVMEYVLSIFASFCCQCAFHLCAFSSLLTRIRAFMRYFLSFCVALSILCLLQSCATNNTYVDINDDPHYAIRQIAGNQLRSYANDNKALLRNIQEAKKQYNKITQTLSGNVAKQWANEDISLPSAQTYVKYSNQYKIKTSINFANGAIRIESLAGAIALEKAISNTLLMPQNPSNVDLYSSADFKIEGKPFLAGLVKDNEGQDILTQWRADRYAKYLIENHLKTRKDSNGKSVDYVDLQMVGDYQSKSEHRYEELVRKYAHKYNISPALVLGIIQTESNFNPYAVSAAPAYGLMQIVPSTAGADAYELINGKKGQPTKQMLFNPETNIEYGVAYLSILFNRYLPNVKDKQSQEYCVITAYNAGAGSVLRTFHNDKNQAFNRINALSSSKVYDTLRSKLPSDEGRRYLLKVSTFKKNYEHIK; encoded by the coding sequence ATGGATAAAATCTTAACTTTTTACGATAGAATCCGCAACTTTAGCTTGATAAAGCGCAAAGTTTTGATTTTAGTAATGGAGTATGTTTTGTCTATTTTTGCCTCTTTTTGTTGCCAATGTGCTTTCCATCTTTGCGCCTTCTCTAGTCTCTTAACTCGTATTCGTGCATTTATGCGCTATTTCCTTAGCTTTTGTGTCGCACTTAGCATACTTTGCCTCTTGCAATCCTGTGCTACTAACAATACCTATGTGGACATAAATGATGATCCACACTATGCAATAAGGCAAATTGCGGGGAATCAGCTCCGTTCCTATGCAAATGACAATAAGGCACTCTTACGCAATATCCAAGAAGCCAAAAAGCAATACAATAAAATTACCCAAACCCTTAGTGGCAATGTCGCAAAGCAGTGGGCAAATGAGGATATATCCCTGCCCAGCGCACAAACCTATGTAAAATACTCAAACCAATACAAGATAAAAACAAGCATAAATTTTGCTAATGGCGCGATTCGCATAGAGAGCTTAGCGGGGGCTATCGCGCTAGAAAAGGCGATTTCAAACACACTCTTAATGCCACAGAATCCTAGCAATGTAGATTTATACTCAAGCGCGGATTTTAAAATCGAGGGTAAGCCATTTTTAGCCGGGCTTGTAAAAGATAATGAGGGACAGGATATTCTCACGCAGTGGCGCGCGGATAGATATGCGAAATATTTAATAGAAAATCACCTCAAAACGCGTAAGGATAGCAATGGTAAGAGCGTGGATTATGTGGATTTGCAAATGGTGGGAGATTATCAAAGTAAAAGCGAGCATAGATATGAAGAGCTTGTGCGTAAATACGCGCATAAGTATAATATCTCTCCCGCGCTCGTGCTAGGCATTATCCAAACTGAATCTAATTTTAACCCTTATGCAGTGAGTGCTGCACCTGCTTATGGGCTAATGCAAATTGTGCCAAGCACTGCAGGAGCAGACGCATATGAGCTCATAAATGGCAAAAAGGGGCAACCCACAAAGCAAATGCTCTTTAACCCCGAAACAAATATTGAATATGGCGTAGCGTATTTAAGCATACTTTTTAATCGCTATTTGCCAAATGTCAAAGATAAACAAAGTCAAGAATATTGTGTTATTACCGCATATAATGCAGGAGCCGGAAGTGTGTTAAGGACTTTTCATAATGACAAAAATCAAGCTTTTAATCGTATAAATGCCCTCTCATCGTCTAAAGTCTATGATACCTTGCGCTCTAAACTCCCATCTGATGAAGGCAGACGCTATCTCCTCAAAGTCAGCACATTTAAGAAAAATTACGAGCATATTAAATGA
- a CDS encoding radical SAM protein, producing MEIVFGPVHSRRFGRSLGVDLSPQGKQCNFDCVYCELQGAKSVDFMSHIVSVGEIVSAVKAALEVHQCDVLTLTANGEPTLYPHLQELISTLNEIVPDSIKLLLLTNASLLWKKQVREALQNLDIVKFSCDSLEEKAFKRVDRPHSSLSLAQIKEGIARFCTEFKGEIVAEVLFVKGINDSLAQAKEVAAFLASLPLHRVDIGSIDRPPAYKVEAVSEETLAELAQCFYAYKNLQVNLPKRAHAVDLESRADSKKDLESQAGLEASQSRKYYTHEQLLGLLKRRPLSVIDTHNMLDSKTLALLDELCQKGVIKQRRVGLDTFYQVVE from the coding sequence ATGGAAATTGTTTTTGGTCCGGTGCATTCTAGGCGATTTGGTCGCTCACTCGGCGTTGATTTATCGCCACAGGGGAAGCAATGTAATTTTGACTGCGTGTATTGTGAGCTACAAGGGGCTAAGAGCGTGGATTTTATGTCGCATATTGTGTCTGTTGGCGAGATTGTATCAGCTGTAAAAGCGGCACTAGAAGTTCATCAATGCGATGTTTTGACGCTTACTGCAAATGGTGAGCCAACGCTCTATCCGCATTTACAGGAGTTAATTAGCACTCTTAATGAGATTGTGCCAGATTCTATAAAATTACTTCTTTTGACAAATGCTTCGCTGTTATGGAAAAAACAGGTACGTGAGGCATTACAGAATCTTGATATTGTGAAGTTTTCTTGTGATAGTTTGGAGGAGAAAGCATTTAAGCGCGTGGATAGACCGCATTCTAGCCTTTCTCTAGCACAAATCAAAGAGGGTATAGCGCGTTTTTGTACGGAATTTAAAGGCGAGATAGTCGCCGAGGTGCTTTTTGTCAAGGGTATAAACGATAGCCTAGCTCAAGCTAAGGAGGTTGCTGCGTTTTTGGCGAGTTTGCCACTTCATCGTGTAGATATAGGCAGTATCGACCGCCCACCAGCCTACAAAGTCGAGGCGGTGAGTGAGGAAACACTCGCAGAACTCGCGCAGTGCTTTTATGCGTATAAGAATTTGCAAGTGAATCTCCCTAAACGCGCTCACGCGGTTGATTTAGAATCTCGTGCGGATTCTAAAAAAGATTTAGAATCTCAAGCAGGTTTAGAGGCTTCACAATCGCGTAAATATTACACACACGAGCAGCTTTTGGGCTTACTTAAGCGGCGACCTTTGAGCGTGATTGATACGCATAATATGCTAGATTCTAAAACTTTAGCACTCTTAGATGAGCTATGCCAAAAAGGCGTTATAAAGCAGCGCAGAGTAGGGCTAGATACATTTTATCAAGTTGTGGAATGA
- a CDS encoding superoxide dismutase: MFELRTLPYGTNEFSGFLTEEAFSYHHGKHHQTYVNNLNNLIKGTEFEKAELGDIVLKSSGGMFNNAAQVYNHDFYWDCISPKTSDLSAELSAAINAEFGSLEGLKEKFIASSTTLFGSGWNWLVYNPQNKKLEIVQTSNAATPVTEGKVPLLVVDVWEHAYYIDHRNARPAYLEAFWKHINWAFVSVSYKWAIERGIESFKFYANELHPVK; encoded by the coding sequence ATGTTTGAACTACGCACATTACCTTATGGCACAAACGAATTTAGCGGATTCCTCACTGAAGAGGCGTTTTCCTATCATCACGGCAAACATCACCAAACCTATGTGAATAATCTCAATAATCTCATCAAAGGCACAGAGTTTGAAAAAGCTGAGCTTGGCGACATCGTTCTTAAATCTAGCGGCGGTATGTTTAATAATGCAGCGCAAGTGTATAATCACGATTTTTATTGGGACTGCATAAGCCCAAAGACAAGCGATTTAAGCGCGGAACTAAGTGCGGCGATTAATGCAGAGTTTGGCTCACTTGAAGGGCTAAAAGAAAAATTCATCGCTTCAAGCACTACGCTCTTTGGCTCTGGCTGGAACTGGCTCGTGTATAACCCACAAAACAAAAAGCTTGAAATCGTGCAAACAAGCAATGCTGCTACACCTGTAACTGAAGGCAAAGTGCCGCTTTTGGTGGTAGATGTGTGGGAACACGCTTACTATATCGACCATAGAAATGCGCGTCCTGCGTATTTGGAGGCATTTTGGAAGCATATTAATTGGGCTTTTGTGTCTGTTTCTTATAAATGGGCGATTGAGCGCGGGATTGAATCATTCAAGTTTTATGCTAATGAGCTTCACCCCGTAAAATAA
- the nadC gene encoding carboxylating nicotinate-nucleotide diphosphorylase, whose protein sequence is MTAQSVLRFITDSLSEDLGRGDLYELCTPTKNAKAYILAKEEGIFSGEVYLRALIEYFNLTLIDSYKDSESFEKGAYLAKIEGDYIKILQVERVLLNILAHSSGIATLTHRYIEAIKDTSVKLLDTRKTRPLLRELEKYSVRNGGAHNHRFGLDTMLMLKDTHLAHIGDLKEVISTAMERLPFMCPIEVECENLDRAKEAINAGVDVIMCDNMNIAQIQEVVAYRNANAPHITLEASGNISLSNIREYALSGVEAISIGSLIHQAQWLDLSLKIES, encoded by the coding sequence ATGACGGCACAAAGTGTTTTACGCTTTATTACGGATTCTCTAAGCGAGGATTTAGGCAGGGGCGATTTGTATGAATTATGCACACCGACAAAGAATGCTAAAGCCTATATTTTAGCTAAAGAGGAGGGAATCTTTTCAGGCGAAGTGTATCTCCGCGCACTCATTGAGTATTTTAACCTTACACTTATAGATTCATATAAAGATAGTGAATCTTTTGAAAAAGGAGCGTATTTGGCAAAAATAGAGGGGGATTACATAAAGATTTTGCAGGTTGAACGTGTATTACTGAATATTCTCGCCCATAGTAGCGGGATTGCCACGCTCACACATCGCTATATAGAGGCGATAAAAGATACTTCGGTAAAGCTCCTTGATACGCGCAAAACCCGCCCATTGTTGCGGGAGCTGGAGAAATACTCTGTGCGCAATGGTGGGGCGCATAATCACCGCTTTGGGCTTGATACAATGCTAATGCTTAAAGATACGCATTTAGCGCATATTGGGGATTTGAAAGAGGTTATTAGCACTGCTATGGAGAGACTGCCATTTATGTGTCCCATTGAAGTGGAATGCGAGAATCTTGACAGGGCAAAAGAAGCTATAAATGCCGGTGTTGATGTGATAATGTGCGATAATATGAATATAGCACAGATTCAAGAAGTAGTCGCTTATCGCAATGCCAACGCCCCGCATATCACGCTTGAAGCAAGTGGCAATATCAGTCTTTCAAATATACGAGAATACGCCCTAAGCGGCGTGGAAGCTATCAGCATAGGCTCTCTTATTCATCAGGCACAATGGCTGGATTTAAGTCTTAAGATTGAAAGCTAG
- a CDS encoding thiamine-phosphate kinase — protein MCESKHKEQDKPMLGFDRESYFLSLLQKSGITKGVGDDCCILDCNASPYHSTFCHSPYSRYTPPPRVAHKAHIHAQDITSFLVGADSFCEGVHFLMKWFSPYDIAYKAFLVNYSDIIAMNATPLYATLSVALPKSWQKAEIKDFVRGIETFCRSHSIKLIGGDTITALSLQIHITLFAKKSKHTLYRDKIPLHSLLCYTSDRYPRDSITQISKVLKNLLNTHKYEGFKAKNTNINTESTSIKPRLKAKGRFLRPTIRTGFIRECAPFLRGGMDISDGILSDIVQLCTINRLGFKAYFPIFAPRFRHLLHSGETYEMLLAIAPKDRLKIQKRAAKHRIRIHTLGKLTRKKYILPRRKIWH, from the coding sequence GTGTGTGAATCTAAGCATAAAGAGCAGGATAAGCCAATGCTAGGCTTTGATAGAGAATCTTACTTTCTTTCATTGCTGCAAAAAAGTGGTATCACAAAGGGCGTGGGTGATGATTGCTGCATTTTAGATTGTAATGCCTCGCCTTATCATTCCACATTTTGCCATTCTCCATATTCCCGCTACACTCCACCTCCGCGCGTAGCGCACAAAGCCCACATACACGCACAGGATATAACATCTTTTCTTGTTGGTGCGGATAGTTTTTGCGAGGGTGTGCATTTCCTTATGAAGTGGTTTTCGCCCTATGATATTGCCTACAAAGCTTTTTTAGTCAATTATTCCGACATCATAGCGATGAATGCCACGCCTCTTTATGCGACTTTGAGCGTGGCATTGCCTAAGTCGTGGCAAAAGGCGGAGATAAAGGATTTTGTGCGTGGCATAGAGACATTTTGTCGCTCACATTCTATTAAACTTATTGGCGGAGACACCATAACCGCGCTTTCTTTGCAGATTCATATTACACTTTTTGCTAAAAAATCTAAGCACACGCTTTATCGCGATAAGATTCCATTACATAGCCTCCTTTGCTACACAAGCGATAGGTATCCTAGAGATTCTATCACTCAAATATCAAAAGTGCTAAAAAACTTGCTTAATACCCATAAATACGAGGGGTTTAAAGCTAAAAATACGAATATTAATACAGAATCTACAAGCATAAAACCTCGTTTGAAAGCCAAAGGTAGATTTTTGCGCCCCACTATCCGCACGGGTTTCATAAGAGAATGCGCCCCATTTCTTAGGGGCGGTATGGATATTTCAGACGGAATCTTAAGCGATATTGTGCAACTTTGCACGATAAATCGGCTAGGATTCAAGGCATATTTTCCCATTTTTGCACCGCGCTTTAGGCATTTGCTCCATAGCGGAGAAACTTATGAAATGCTCCTTGCTATTGCCCCAAAAGATAGGCTTAAGATTCAAAAAAGAGCCGCAAAGCACAGGATTAGAATCCACACCCTTGGCAAACTCACACGCAAAAAATACATACTGCCACGGCGCAAGATATGGCATTAA